From a single Columba livia isolate bColLiv1 breed racing homer chromosome 19, bColLiv1.pat.W.v2, whole genome shotgun sequence genomic region:
- the TNFSF15 gene encoding tumor necrosis factor ligand superfamily member 15 — MDGVVEITPAEEAALGSSQASRMHLGKDLRRIRCAVLLCLLSVLVLALPITYLLVGNLRAPSSCAGQVTEERGSRFLKQRAVTTVTDTLASAEKPRAHLTVKKQEVTNTQGDQMPILQWEDKRGLAFTKNNLSYSSNALVIPVSGDYYVYAQVTFRGPIESKTNSVTEIITKVTDSYPEPTQLLTGTKTLSEKANSWFQPIYLGAVVSLEVGDKLMVNVSDIKLVDYTKEHKTFFGAFLL; from the exons GGCGTGGTCGAGATAACCCCGGCGGAGGAGGCGGCTCTCGGGAGCAGCCAAGCCTCCAGGATGCACCTCGGGAAGGATTTGCGGAGGATACGGTGCGcggtgctgctgtgcctgctcTCCGTGCTGGTCCTGGCGCTGCCCATCACCTACCTGCTGGTTGGAAACCTCCGAGCCCCCAGCTCCTGCGCCGGCCAG GTCACAGAAGAGAGGGGCTCTCGCTTTCTGAAGCAACGGGCAGTAACGACAG TTACAGATACACTTGCCAGTGCGGAAAAGCCAAGAGCACACCTAACAG tgaagaaacaagaagtcACCAACACCCAGGGAGACCAAATGCCCATCCTGCAGTGGGAAGACAAGCGAGGCTTGGCCTTTACCAAGAACAACCTGAGTTATTCCAGCAACGCACTGGTGATACCCGTGTCTGGGGACTACTACGTCTACGCTCAGGTCACTTTCCGAGGGCCCATTGAAAGTAAAACCAATTCTGTCACTGAGATCATTACCAAAGTCACTGATAGTTACCCCGAACCCACCCAGCTGCTGACAGGCACCAAGACCCTCAGTGAAAAGGCAAACAGCTGGTTCCAGCCCATTTATTTGGGTGCTGTGGTGTCCTTAGAAGTAGGAGACAAGCTCATGGTCAATGTCAGTGACATCAAGCTGGTGGATTACACTAAGGAGCACAAAACTTTCTTTGGTGCCTTTTTACTGTAG